The following proteins are co-located in the Mesorhizobium australicum WSM2073 genome:
- a CDS encoding FCD domain-containing protein, producing the protein MSDIFSRIEHSRTADEVVQQIESLILEGVLRTGDRLPGERELARQFDVSRPILRDALKALEGRGLLTTKAGGGTHVADIIGQLFTKPVADLISTHRKAVTDYLEYRREVEGIAAEYAARRATPEDLALLDRIMARMDEAHRTGDFDDEAEIDVEFHHAICECAHNILLLHTLRSCYRLLSEGVFQNRLLVFTVPGAREALLAQHRAIHTAVRAGDPAAARQAAMDHMTYVERSMAEAERSGDWQRVSRLRLRQRSETGGSEPARSRS; encoded by the coding sequence TTGAGCGATATTTTCTCCAGGATCGAGCATTCGCGCACCGCCGACGAAGTCGTGCAGCAGATCGAAAGCCTCATCCTCGAAGGCGTCCTGCGCACCGGCGACCGGCTGCCCGGCGAGCGCGAACTGGCGCGCCAGTTCGATGTGTCGCGGCCCATCCTGCGCGATGCGCTGAAGGCGCTCGAAGGACGTGGGTTGCTGACGACCAAGGCCGGCGGCGGCACGCATGTCGCCGACATTATCGGCCAGTTGTTTACCAAGCCGGTGGCGGACCTGATCTCGACGCATCGCAAGGCGGTGACGGACTATCTGGAGTATCGCCGCGAGGTCGAGGGCATAGCCGCCGAATACGCGGCACGGCGTGCCACACCCGAAGACCTCGCCCTGCTCGACCGCATCATGGCGCGCATGGATGAGGCGCATCGCACCGGCGACTTCGACGACGAGGCGGAAATCGACGTTGAATTCCACCACGCGATCTGCGAATGCGCGCACAACATCCTGCTCTTGCACACGCTGCGCTCCTGCTACCGCCTCTTATCGGAAGGCGTGTTCCAGAACCGGCTGCTGGTGTTCACCGTGCCGGGCGCGCGAGAGGCGCTGCTGGCGCAGCACCGGGCGATCCACACCGCGGTCAGGGCTGGCGATCCGGCCGCCGCCCGCCAGGCGGCGATGGACCACATGACCTATGTCGAGCGCTCGATGGCGGAAGCCGAGCGCAGCGGCGACTGGCAACGCGTGTCGCGGCTGAGGCTAAGGCAGCGCTCGGAAACCGGCGGCAGCGAACCAGCGCGCAGCCGCTCCTAG
- a CDS encoding glutamate--cysteine ligase: MARDTTDFRPIEGIDELVEHLAEGNKPREKWRIGTEHEKFPFYVDGNAPVPYGGERGIRAILEGMQNKLGWDPIMDDGRIIGLVEPTGQGAISLEPGGQFELSGAPLETIHQTCREGNAHLAQVREIAEPMGIRFLGLGGSPKWSLAETPKMPKSRYEIMTRYMPKVGTKGLDMMYRTCTIQVNLDFESEADMRRKMQVSLKLQPLSTALFANSPFTDSRPNGLQSWRGDIWRDTDNQRSGLLEFCFSPDFGFADYVEWALDVPMYFVIRDGRYHDMTHITFRQFMAGAARNEVPDGLPTMGDWANHLSTLFPDVRLKRFLEMRGADGGPWRRICALPAFWVGLLYDEVALDAAEALTSSWTYKEVLAMRNAVPELGIAAPFRNTTLREVARDVMAISRTGLKNRGKKNRDGYDETSFLNTLDEVVARGTTTAEEMLSAYHTRWGGSIEPVFMEYAY, encoded by the coding sequence ATGGCGCGCGACACAACCGATTTCCGGCCCATCGAAGGCATAGACGAGCTTGTCGAGCACCTGGCCGAAGGCAACAAGCCGCGCGAAAAATGGCGCATCGGCACCGAGCACGAGAAATTCCCGTTCTATGTCGATGGCAACGCACCGGTGCCCTATGGTGGTGAACGCGGCATCCGCGCCATCCTTGAAGGCATGCAGAACAAGCTTGGCTGGGATCCGATCATGGATGACGGCCGCATCATCGGCTTGGTCGAACCGACGGGCCAGGGGGCAATTTCGCTCGAGCCCGGCGGCCAGTTCGAGCTTTCCGGCGCGCCGCTGGAGACGATCCACCAGACCTGCCGCGAGGGCAACGCCCATCTGGCGCAGGTGCGCGAGATCGCCGAGCCGATGGGCATCCGCTTCCTCGGCCTCGGCGGCAGCCCGAAATGGTCGTTGGCCGAGACACCGAAAATGCCGAAGTCGCGCTATGAGATCATGACGCGCTACATGCCCAAGGTCGGCACCAAGGGCCTCGACATGATGTACCGCACCTGCACGATCCAGGTGAACCTCGACTTCGAGAGCGAGGCCGACATGCGCCGCAAGATGCAGGTGTCGCTGAAGCTGCAGCCGCTGTCGACCGCACTGTTCGCCAACTCGCCCTTCACCGACAGCCGGCCGAACGGGCTGCAGAGCTGGCGCGGCGACATCTGGCGCGACACCGACAACCAGCGCTCGGGCCTGCTCGAATTCTGCTTCTCGCCCGATTTCGGTTTCGCCGACTATGTCGAATGGGCACTCGACGTGCCGATGTATTTCGTCATTCGCGATGGCCGTTATCACGACATGACGCATATCACCTTCCGCCAGTTCATGGCCGGGGCCGCGCGCAATGAAGTGCCGGACGGGCTGCCGACGATGGGCGACTGGGCGAACCATCTGTCGACGCTGTTCCCGGACGTGCGGCTCAAGCGTTTCCTTGAAATGCGCGGCGCCGATGGCGGTCCCTGGCGGCGCATCTGCGCGCTGCCGGCCTTCTGGGTCGGGCTGCTCTACGACGAGGTGGCACTCGACGCGGCCGAGGCGTTGACGTCGAGCTGGACCTACAAGGAAGTCCTGGCCATGCGCAACGCCGTGCCGGAGCTCGGCATTGCCGCGCCCTTCCGCAACACGACGTTGCGCGAGGTCGCCCGCGACGTCATGGCCATTTCGCGCACGGGGTTGAAGAACCGCGGCAAGAAGAACCGTGACGGCTACGACGAAACCTCGTTCCTCAACACGCTCGACGAGGTCGTGGCGCGCGGCACCACCACTGCGGAGGAGATGCTGTCGGCCTACCACACGCGCTGGGGCGGCTCGATCGAGCCGGTGTTCATGGAGTATGCCTATTAA
- a CDS encoding DUF3422 family protein, whose product MSDETSNLEFQSRSQGSVMGFPAHEGRPGALGEVHARPHPLVEKPRVLVQLSFMTEGGSAVDHAVLSELSRRLGIAAPERHARHHAMKWGKGTLRWERHTEFSTYLWEGPLAENGWGQEDSPFGNGFSPPGTVISGIRLEIRKWTQANERLIAGFDPTSLCHSLVERGSAAIVTDFRQDGDGMTRMLVLDRGLTPASTGALSQRLIDIETYRTLAMLGLPLALTLSSRARRIEDRLAQTTLEMKVAETRDSQTLLADLTELAAELEADAASSLYRFGASRAYDGIVTERLEALDEEPVLGYDTWSGFLLRRMAPAMRTCRSVEERQANLSRKLTRATTLLRTWVDVEVEKQNRDLLASMNNRARLQLRLQQTVEGLSVAAVSYYVVGLIGYVAKGASVFGHAFAPEVVTAASVPIAILLVWWGVRRVRQMHSEPAKHPAE is encoded by the coding sequence GTGTCGGACGAGACGTCCAATCTTGAATTCCAGTCGCGCAGCCAAGGCAGCGTCATGGGCTTTCCGGCGCATGAAGGCCGGCCCGGCGCGCTCGGCGAGGTTCATGCCCGTCCGCATCCGCTCGTCGAGAAGCCGCGCGTCCTCGTCCAGCTCTCCTTCATGACCGAAGGAGGCTCCGCGGTCGACCATGCCGTGCTTTCGGAACTGTCGCGCCGCCTCGGCATCGCCGCCCCCGAGCGTCATGCCCGCCACCACGCCATGAAATGGGGCAAGGGCACGCTGCGCTGGGAGCGGCATACGGAGTTCTCGACCTATCTCTGGGAAGGACCGCTGGCGGAGAATGGCTGGGGGCAAGAGGATTCGCCGTTCGGCAATGGCTTTTCGCCGCCGGGAACCGTCATCTCGGGCATCCGGCTCGAGATCCGCAAGTGGACGCAGGCGAACGAGAGGCTGATCGCCGGCTTCGACCCGACCAGCCTCTGTCACTCGCTCGTCGAGCGCGGCAGCGCGGCTATTGTCACCGACTTCCGCCAGGATGGCGATGGCATGACCCGCATGCTGGTGCTTGATCGTGGTCTGACCCCGGCCAGCACCGGCGCGCTGTCGCAGCGGCTGATCGACATCGAGACCTACCGCACGCTTGCCATGCTCGGCTTGCCGCTGGCGCTCACCTTGTCCAGCCGCGCCCGCCGCATCGAGGATCGCTTGGCACAGACGACCCTGGAAATGAAAGTTGCCGAGACCCGCGACAGCCAGACGCTGCTCGCCGACCTGACGGAGCTTGCCGCCGAACTGGAGGCTGATGCCGCTTCCAGCCTTTACCGCTTCGGCGCCAGTCGCGCTTATGACGGCATCGTCACTGAAAGGCTCGAGGCACTGGATGAGGAGCCAGTGCTGGGCTACGACACCTGGTCGGGCTTTCTGCTGCGGCGCATGGCGCCAGCCATGCGCACCTGCCGCTCGGTCGAGGAGCGCCAGGCCAACCTGTCGCGAAAGCTGACCCGTGCCACCACGCTGTTGCGCACCTGGGTCGATGTCGAGGTCGAGAAGCAGAACCGCGACCTGCTCGCCTCGATGAACAACCGCGCCCGGCTGCAACTGCGCCTGCAGCAGACCGTCGAAGGGCTCTCGGTCGCCGCCGTCTCCTACTATGTGGTGGGCCTCATAGGCTATGTCGCCAAGGGCGCGTCGGTCTTTGGCCACGCCTTCGCGCCGGAGGTCGTTACCGCCGCATCGGTGCCGATCGCCATCCTGCTGGTCTGGTGGGGCGTGCGCAGGGTGCGACAGATGCATTCCGAGCCGGCGAAGCATCCGGCCGAATAG
- a CDS encoding DUF937 domain-containing protein → MPTLFDMLAQAQNGNGMQALAQQYGLSLQQTQAAVAALLPAFSQGLQRNTADPYGLGAFMTAMASGQHAKYFEDATRAFSPQGVDEGNGILGHLFGSKDLSRAVASQAAQASGVSQQILQQMLPAIASMVMGGLFKQTTNQMQAAAGLGGGGNNPLGEIIEQMMRQGGTPAPQQRQAPPPQNPMDNPLGKVLQDMFGGGSPQPQSQPQPAPNPYGDNPLGKVLQDMFGGGAPQQPQSRPQSQQTQSPYGDNPLGKIFEEMLRQSGGGGLGMPGGQPAPQPEAPQPQRRQAPQPQANPSGRPRNPFDDIFGKMFQTGAQQRDEYQKGVETIFDQFKRDMDRR, encoded by the coding sequence ATGCCTACCTTGTTCGACATGCTGGCGCAGGCCCAGAACGGCAACGGCATGCAGGCGCTTGCCCAGCAATACGGGCTTTCGCTGCAACAGACGCAGGCGGCGGTCGCCGCACTGCTGCCAGCCTTTTCACAAGGGTTGCAACGCAACACCGCCGATCCCTATGGGCTCGGCGCCTTCATGACGGCGATGGCAAGCGGCCAGCACGCCAAGTATTTCGAGGACGCCACGCGCGCCTTCTCGCCGCAAGGCGTCGACGAGGGCAACGGCATTCTGGGACATCTGTTCGGTTCGAAAGACCTGTCGCGCGCCGTGGCCAGCCAGGCCGCGCAGGCGAGCGGCGTCAGCCAGCAGATCTTGCAGCAGATGCTGCCTGCTATCGCCTCGATGGTAATGGGCGGACTGTTCAAGCAGACGACAAACCAGATGCAGGCAGCGGCTGGTCTTGGCGGCGGCGGCAACAATCCACTGGGCGAGATCATCGAGCAGATGATGCGGCAAGGCGGCACGCCGGCGCCGCAACAGCGCCAGGCGCCACCGCCTCAGAACCCCATGGACAACCCGCTTGGCAAGGTCTTGCAGGACATGTTCGGTGGCGGCTCACCGCAGCCGCAAAGCCAGCCGCAGCCGGCGCCCAACCCCTATGGCGACAATCCGCTCGGCAAGGTGCTGCAGGACATGTTCGGTGGCGGCGCGCCGCAGCAACCACAAAGCCGGCCCCAGTCCCAGCAGACACAGAGCCCCTACGGCGACAACCCGCTGGGGAAAATCTTCGAGGAGATGCTGCGGCAAAGTGGAGGCGGCGGCCTCGGGATGCCCGGCGGGCAGCCGGCGCCGCAACCTGAAGCGCCGCAACCGCAGCGGCGCCAGGCACCACAGCCCCAAGCCAATCCGAGCGGACGGCCAAGGAACCCGTTCGACGACATTTTCGGCAAGATGTTCCAGACCGGCGCCCAGCAGCGCGACGAATACCAGAAGGGCGTGGAAACGATCTTCGACCAGTTCAAGCGGGACATGGACCGGCGGTAG
- a CDS encoding LysR substrate-binding domain-containing protein — MKAPLDLDQLQTFISIADTGSFTRAAEEVHRTQSAVSMQMRRLEERIGKPLFEKEGRSNRLTEEGDKLLSYARRLLYLNRETLAAFDDQRLEGTIRIGTPDDYADRFLPEIMARFTRSNPRVELTVICEPTPGLVEHIKRGNLDLALVTHNDVRGQSEVVRREPLLWVSSANHATHEQETLPMAFGRPNCIWRRAAVDVLDQQNRDYRILFTSFSATVITAAVLSGLAISVLPECALRPGMRVLGEADGFGALPDCRIGIMRGQTSRPEIVDALARHISESLDNISVPLGEETGTFDFAALAFAKMKRSKPSQILPGW, encoded by the coding sequence ATGAAAGCGCCGCTCGATCTCGATCAATTGCAGACCTTCATCTCGATTGCCGATACCGGCAGCTTCACCCGCGCTGCGGAAGAAGTGCACCGCACCCAGTCGGCGGTGTCGATGCAGATGCGGCGGCTGGAGGAGCGGATCGGCAAGCCGCTGTTCGAGAAGGAGGGGCGCTCGAACAGGCTGACGGAGGAAGGCGACAAACTGCTCTCCTACGCAAGGCGATTGCTCTATCTCAACCGCGAAACGCTCGCAGCCTTCGATGACCAGAGGCTCGAAGGCACGATCCGCATCGGCACGCCTGACGATTATGCGGACCGTTTCCTGCCCGAGATCATGGCACGGTTCACGCGCTCCAATCCGCGCGTCGAACTGACCGTCATCTGCGAACCGACGCCGGGGCTGGTCGAGCACATCAAGCGCGGCAATCTCGACCTAGCGCTGGTGACGCACAATGATGTGCGCGGCCAGTCGGAGGTGGTGCGGCGTGAACCGCTGCTCTGGGTCTCCTCGGCCAACCATGCGACACATGAACAGGAGACGCTGCCGATGGCCTTCGGCCGGCCGAACTGCATCTGGAGGCGCGCCGCGGTCGACGTGTTGGACCAGCAGAACCGCGACTACCGCATCCTGTTCACCAGTTTCTCAGCGACCGTGATCACCGCCGCCGTGCTGTCGGGGCTGGCGATCTCGGTGCTGCCGGAATGCGCGCTCAGGCCCGGCATGCGGGTGCTGGGCGAGGCGGACGGCTTCGGCGCCCTGCCCGACTGCCGCATCGGCATCATGCGCGGCCAGACCTCGCGGCCGGAGATCGTCGATGCGCTTGCCCGCCACATCTCGGAAAGCCTGGACAACATCTCGGTGCCGCTCGGCGAGGAGACGGGAACGTTCGATTTCGCGGCCCTCGCCTTCGCCAAGATGAAGCGAAGCAAGCCGAGCCAGATCCTGCCGGGCTGGTAA
- a CDS encoding GMP synthase has translation MRVLVVQNFDNTGLGQVGAALAEAGADLDVRLPYKGDALPRDATGHDAMVVLGGGQNALDDEDYPYFPALLELTRDFAGKDRAVLGICLGGQLVARAFGGENRIGGANEFGWRGVSLTPDAKADPVLSALPETFPIFQWHDDTFELPDDAVRLAGNDVAENQAFRVGRAVYGFQFHFEADRPLVKDWSSSFAPTIAGRHPDWAGELEHEMARNGPDADAAGLAIARAWVATI, from the coding sequence ATGCGGGTGCTGGTGGTCCAGAACTTCGACAATACCGGCCTTGGCCAGGTTGGCGCGGCGCTCGCGGAAGCGGGTGCCGATCTCGATGTGCGCCTTCCCTACAAGGGTGATGCGCTGCCACGGGACGCAACCGGCCATGATGCCATGGTGGTGCTCGGCGGTGGCCAGAATGCACTGGACGACGAAGACTATCCCTATTTCCCGGCGCTGCTGGAACTGACCCGCGATTTTGCCGGCAAGGACCGCGCGGTGCTCGGCATCTGTCTCGGGGGTCAACTCGTCGCCCGCGCCTTTGGCGGCGAAAACCGCATTGGCGGCGCCAATGAATTCGGCTGGCGCGGCGTGTCGTTGACCCCGGATGCCAAGGCCGACCCAGTGCTGTCTGCACTGCCGGAAACATTCCCGATCTTCCAGTGGCACGACGATACATTCGAGCTGCCGGACGACGCCGTGCGGCTCGCCGGCAACGATGTCGCCGAAAACCAGGCGTTTCGCGTCGGCCGCGCTGTCTACGGCTTCCAGTTCCATTTCGAGGCCGACCGGCCGCTGGTGAAGGACTGGAGTTCCTCCTTCGCCCCGACCATTGCCGGGCGCCATCCCGACTGGGCCGGCGAGCTCGAGCACGAAATGGCCCGCAACGGCCCTGATGCCGATGCTGCCGGCCTCGCCATCGCCCGTGCCTGGGTGGCGACGATCTGA
- a CDS encoding 16S rRNA (uracil(1498)-N(3))-methyltransferase, with protein MRANYKMQRLFVPDDLGLDIEVEPGQQQSHYLLHVLRLAEGAEILVFNGRDGEWSAAISAKSKRSVRLKVLALQRPQPPLPDLVYCFAPLKQGRLDYLVQKAVEMGAGVLQPVITQHTQVAKPSLDRLRANVVEAAEQCGILAVPEVRDAEKFERLLTGWDKERRLIFCDEDASTNNPLPALQTVKEKKLALLVGPEGGFSDEERKMLRALPFVTAIPLGPRILRADTAAVAALAVMQATIGDW; from the coding sequence ATGCGCGCCAACTACAAGATGCAACGTCTGTTCGTGCCCGACGACCTCGGACTGGACATCGAGGTCGAACCCGGCCAGCAGCAGAGCCATTATCTCCTGCATGTGCTGCGGCTCGCCGAAGGCGCCGAGATCCTTGTCTTCAATGGCCGCGACGGCGAGTGGTCGGCCGCGATATCAGCGAAATCGAAGCGCTCGGTGCGGCTGAAAGTGCTGGCGCTGCAAAGGCCGCAGCCGCCTTTGCCTGACCTGGTCTATTGCTTCGCACCGCTGAAGCAGGGCCGGCTGGATTATCTCGTGCAGAAGGCGGTCGAGATGGGCGCCGGCGTCCTGCAGCCGGTCATCACCCAGCACACGCAGGTGGCCAAGCCGTCGCTCGATCGCCTGCGCGCCAATGTCGTCGAGGCTGCCGAACAATGCGGCATCCTGGCGGTGCCAGAAGTGCGCGACGCGGAAAAATTCGAGCGCCTGCTGACCGGCTGGGACAAGGAACGCCGGTTGATCTTCTGCGACGAGGACGCCTCGACCAACAACCCACTGCCAGCATTGCAGACGGTGAAGGAGAAGAAGCTCGCCCTGCTGGTCGGGCCCGAGGGCGGCTTTTCCGACGAGGAGCGCAAGATGCTGCGCGCGCTTCCCTTCGTGACCGCCATTCCGCTCGGGCCGCGTATCCTGCGTGCCGACACGGCGGCCGTGGCAGCGCTTGCGGTGATGCAGGCAACAATCGGCGACTGGTAG
- a CDS encoding metallophosphoesterase, protein MVEPGIHFLDARGPDGVRLYAIGDVHGRLDLLAAMHGQIEAEIARDLVADWRIIHLGDYVDRGPDSKGVIDFLIEARERDQRNMMLAGNHDLGFLDFLETPDPEGLFIRFGGIQTAQSYGVTINNGSGIWFGKAESAMRKGHQALLAAVPQSHIDFLRSLPFSVTSGDFFFCHAGIRPGIALEKQNIQDLIWIRDVFHDHTGLLQKIVVHGHTPVPEAEVMANRVNVDTLAWQSGKLTALVVDGADKRILEMSIKEP, encoded by the coding sequence TTGGTGGAACCCGGCATCCATTTCCTCGACGCACGCGGGCCGGACGGCGTGCGTCTCTACGCGATCGGCGACGTGCATGGCCGGCTCGACCTGCTGGCCGCCATGCACGGCCAGATCGAGGCCGAGATCGCCAGGGACCTGGTCGCGGACTGGCGCATCATCCATCTTGGCGACTATGTCGATCGAGGGCCCGACTCCAAGGGCGTCATCGACTTCCTGATCGAAGCGCGCGAACGCGATCAGCGAAACATGATGCTGGCCGGCAACCACGACCTCGGCTTTCTCGACTTTCTCGAGACACCCGACCCCGAAGGGCTCTTCATCCGTTTTGGCGGCATCCAGACCGCGCAATCCTATGGGGTGACGATCAACAACGGCAGCGGCATCTGGTTCGGCAAGGCCGAGTCAGCCATGCGCAAGGGCCACCAAGCCTTGCTCGCAGCCGTGCCGCAAAGCCATATCGACTTCCTGCGGTCGCTGCCGTTCTCGGTGACGTCAGGCGACTTCTTCTTCTGCCATGCCGGCATAAGGCCAGGCATTGCGCTGGAGAAACAGAATATCCAGGACCTGATCTGGATCCGTGACGTCTTCCACGATCACACCGGTCTCCTCCAGAAGATCGTGGTGCATGGCCACACGCCGGTCCCCGAGGCGGAAGTGATGGCCAACCGCGTCAATGTCGACACGCTTGCCTGGCAGTCAGGCAAGCTTACCGCGCTCGTCGTGGACGGCGCGGACAAACGCATCCTGGAAATGTCGATAAAGGAACCTTGA
- a CDS encoding DUF1127 domain-containing protein produces the protein MTTIDFATETSRITSRPAVATRVANIVSNAYRAWKNRRAFYRLGEMSDAELADIGLTRADLCVAIDVPFGRDPTVILREITSDRVETIEEIARKVA, from the coding sequence ATGACCACGATCGATTTCGCCACCGAGACCTCGCGCATCACCTCGCGTCCGGCCGTTGCGACGCGCGTGGCCAACATTGTCTCCAACGCCTACCGCGCCTGGAAAAACCGCCGGGCCTTCTACCGCCTTGGCGAGATGTCGGACGCAGAACTCGCCGATATCGGCCTCACGCGCGCCGACCTTTGTGTCGCCATCGACGTGCCGTTTGGCCGCGATCCCACGGTAATCCTGCGTGAAATTACCAGCGATCGCGTCGAAACGATCGAGGAAATCGCCCGCAAGGTGGCCTGA
- a CDS encoding FAD-linked oxidase C-terminal domain-containing protein, with the protein MSGLAMPKPDAETLRRRSEIVADMRIIVPGEGVVDAANEMRVFESDGLTAYRQVPLVVVLPETVAQVSRLLKYCNDRNIRVVPRGSGTSLSGGALPLEDAVLLVMSRFNRILEIDFPNRIVVAQPGVTNLGITTAVEQEGFYYAPDPSSQIACSIGGNVAENSGGVHCLKYGLTANNVLGIEMVLMNGEVVRLGGGHLDAEGYDLLGVMTGSEGLLGVVTEVTVRILKKPETARALLIGFPTSEQGGQCVADIIGAGIIPGGMEMMDRPAIHAAEDFVHAGYPLDVEALLIVELDGPGVEVDHLITAVEAIAIRNGSTTCRISQSEQERLSFWAGRKAAFPAVGRISPDYYCMDGTIPRKELPGVLAGMRELSQKYGLGVANVFHAGDGNLHPLILYDANVPGELDKAESFGADILRLCVKVGGVLTGEHGVGVEKRDLMPEMFNQVDLDQQMRVKCAFDPNHLLNPGKVFPQLRRCAELGRMHVHRGQVAFPDIPRF; encoded by the coding sequence ATGTCTGGCCTTGCCATGCCCAAGCCAGACGCCGAGACGCTGCGCCGGCGCAGCGAAATCGTCGCCGACATGCGCATCATCGTGCCGGGCGAGGGCGTGGTCGACGCGGCCAATGAAATGCGGGTCTTCGAGAGTGATGGCCTGACTGCCTACCGGCAAGTGCCGCTGGTCGTGGTCCTGCCGGAGACGGTGGCGCAGGTTTCCCGTCTGCTGAAATACTGCAACGACCGCAACATTCGCGTCGTGCCGCGGGGATCCGGCACCTCGCTGTCGGGCGGTGCGCTGCCGCTGGAAGACGCGGTGCTGCTGGTCATGAGCCGGTTCAACCGGATACTCGAGATCGATTTTCCCAACCGCATCGTCGTCGCCCAGCCCGGCGTCACCAATCTCGGCATCACGACAGCCGTCGAGCAGGAGGGCTTTTACTACGCCCCCGATCCATCCTCCCAGATCGCCTGCTCGATCGGCGGCAACGTGGCGGAGAATTCCGGCGGCGTGCACTGCCTGAAATATGGCCTCACCGCCAACAATGTGCTTGGCATCGAGATGGTGCTGATGAATGGCGAGGTGGTGCGGCTCGGCGGCGGCCACCTCGACGCGGAAGGCTATGACCTGCTCGGCGTCATGACCGGTTCGGAAGGTCTGCTCGGCGTCGTCACCGAGGTCACCGTGCGCATCCTGAAGAAACCGGAGACGGCGCGGGCGCTGCTGATCGGCTTCCCGACCAGCGAGCAGGGCGGCCAATGCGTCGCCGACATTATCGGCGCCGGCATCATTCCCGGTGGCATGGAGATGATGGACCGTCCGGCGATCCACGCGGCGGAAGATTTCGTCCATGCCGGTTACCCCCTCGACGTCGAGGCGCTGCTGATCGTCGAACTCGACGGGCCGGGCGTCGAGGTCGATCATCTCATTACGGCGGTCGAGGCGATCGCCATTCGCAACGGCTCGACCACCTGCCGCATCTCGCAATCCGAGCAGGAGCGGCTGAGTTTTTGGGCCGGCCGCAAGGCGGCCTTCCCCGCCGTTGGCCGCATCTCGCCCGATTACTACTGCATGGACGGCACGATCCCACGCAAGGAGCTGCCTGGCGTGCTGGCCGGCATGCGCGAGCTCTCCCAAAAATACGGTCTCGGAGTCGCCAATGTCTTTCACGCCGGCGACGGCAATCTGCATCCCCTGATCCTTTATGACGCCAACGTGCCTGGTGAACTCGACAAGGCCGAAAGCTTTGGCGCTGACATTCTGAGGCTTTGCGTCAAGGTCGGTGGCGTGCTCACCGGCGAACATGGCGTCGGGGTCGAGAAGCGCGACCTGATGCCGGAGATGTTCAACCAGGTCGACCTCGACCAGCAAATGCGCGTCAAGTGCGCCTTCGATCCCAACCATCTGCTCAATCCCGGAAAGGTGTTCCCGCAACTGCGCCGCTGCGCCGAACTGGGGCGCATGCATGTGCATCGCGGGCAGGTGGCGTTTCCCGATATTCCGAGGTTTTGA
- a CDS encoding alpha-hydroxy acid oxidase, whose amino-acid sequence MSDILTIADLKDLARRRVPKMFFDYADSGAWTESTYRANEEDFQKIKFRQRVLVDMSNRSLESTMIGQKVSMPVALAPTGLTGMQHADGEMLAAQAAEEFGVPFTLSTMSICSIEDVASVTKKPFWFQLYVLRDKDFVLNLIDRAKAAKCSALVLTLDLQVLGQRHKDVRNGLSAPPKMTLANIANIAVRPGWWMGMAGTKRRTFRNIVGHAKGVGDVASLSSWTTEQFDPHLSWKDVAWIKERWGGKLILKGILDKEDALMAANTGADAIIVSNHGGRQLDGASSSIMALEEIADAVGDRIEVHMDGGIRSGQDVLKALCLGAKGTYIGRPFLYGLGALGKEGVTKALEIIRKEMDITLALCGKRLVTDMGKDQLRR is encoded by the coding sequence ATGAGCGACATTCTCACCATCGCAGACCTCAAGGATCTCGCGCGCCGGCGCGTGCCCAAGATGTTCTTCGACTATGCCGACTCCGGCGCCTGGACCGAGAGCACCTACCGGGCAAACGAGGAAGACTTCCAGAAGATCAAGTTCCGCCAGCGCGTGCTGGTCGACATGAGCAACCGCTCGCTGGAATCGACCATGATCGGCCAGAAAGTGTCGATGCCGGTGGCGCTTGCGCCGACAGGCCTGACCGGCATGCAGCACGCCGACGGCGAGATGCTGGCAGCGCAGGCGGCTGAGGAATTCGGCGTGCCGTTCACGCTTTCGACGATGAGCATCTGCTCGATCGAGGATGTCGCGTCGGTGACGAAGAAACCGTTCTGGTTCCAGCTCTATGTGCTGCGCGACAAGGATTTCGTCCTCAACTTGATCGACCGGGCGAAGGCGGCGAAGTGCTCGGCGCTGGTGCTGACGCTCGACCTGCAGGTCCTCGGCCAGCGCCACAAGGACGTCCGCAATGGGCTTTCGGCGCCGCCCAAGATGACGCTCGCCAACATCGCCAACATCGCTGTGCGGCCTGGCTGGTGGATGGGCATGGCTGGCACGAAGCGCCGTACCTTCCGTAACATCGTCGGCCATGCCAAGGGCGTCGGCGATGTGGCTTCGTTGTCGTCATGGACGACCGAACAGTTCGATCCGCACCTGTCGTGGAAGGACGTCGCCTGGATCAAGGAGCGCTGGGGCGGCAAACTGATCCTCAAGGGCATCCTCGACAAGGAGGACGCGCTGATGGCAGCCAACACCGGCGCCGATGCCATCATCGTTTCCAATCATGGCGGCCGCCAACTCGACGGCGCATCGTCCTCCATCATGGCGCTGGAAGAGATCGCGGATGCGGTCGGCGACAGAATAGAAGTGCATATGGACGGCGGCATCCGCTCCGGCCAGGATGTGTTGAAAGCGCTCTGCCTGGGCGCCAAGGGCACCTATATCGGCCGGCCATTTCTTTACGGCCTGGGCGCGCTCGGCAAGGAAGGGGTTACCAAGGCATTGGAAATCATCCGCAAGGAGATGGACATCACGCTGGCGCTGTGCGGAAAACGTCTGGTCACCGACATGGGCAAGGACCAACTCCGGCGCTAA